One part of the Eptesicus fuscus isolate TK198812 chromosome 2, DD_ASM_mEF_20220401, whole genome shotgun sequence genome encodes these proteins:
- the LOC129151011 gene encoding LOW QUALITY PROTEIN: trafficking protein particle complex subunit 14-like (The sequence of the model RefSeq protein was modified relative to this genomic sequence to represent the inferred CDS: inserted 2 bases in 1 codon), protein MAFSPWPAWLRDEVIFPLTVTRDRLAPGTPQAKGLEVLLIAVVQWSTPKLPFTQSIYTHYRLPSVRLDRPCFVMTASCETPFQTYEHFTVTYMLLNNLQDFLAVRLVWTPEHTQAGKQLCEDLRAMQAALASIVCHTPLNNLGFSWKGGAPTFSVAFQVLRTGLFELSQHMKLKLQFTASVSQPSPKAQPLSRKSSPSSPAVWDLVXRHQVSLGRSQSFSHNRSRKPTSSAFLQVGSVMEGRAITSPVASTVGRPLYLPPEKAVFSLDKTAKCKCKVLVVEAIK, encoded by the exons ATGGCTTTctcgccctggccggcttggctcaggg ATGAGGTCATCTTCCCACTCACTGTTACACGGGATAGACTGGCCCCAGGGACACCTCAGGCCAAGGGCCTAGAAGTCCTCTTGATTGCTGTGGTTCAGTGGTCCACCCCAAAGCTGCCCTTCACCCAGAGCATCTATACCCACTACCGCCTGCCCAGCGTTCGCCTGGACCGCCCGTGCTTTGTGATGACTGCTTCTTGTGAGACCCCATTTCAGACCTACGAGCATTTCACGGTCACCTACATGCTGCTCAACAATCTCCAAGACTTCCTTGCTGTGAGGCTTGTGTGGACCCCGGAGCACACACAGG CAGGAAAGCAGCTGTGTGAGGACCTTCGGGCCATGCAGGCTGCCCTAGCCTCCATTGTCTGCCACACGCCCCTCAACAACCTTGGCTTTTCCTGGAAGGGCGGTGCACCAACCTTCAGTGTAGCCTTCCAGGTTCTAAGGACAGGGCTCTTtgag CTGAGCCAGCACATGAAACTGAAGCTACAATTCACTGCTAGTGTGTCCCAGCCTTCACCCAAGGCCCAGCCCCTCTCTCGAAAGAGCAGTCCCAGCAGCCCAGCTGTCTGGGACTTGGT GAGGCACCAGGTTAGCCTGGGCCGCTCTCAGTCCTTCTCCCACAACA ggagcaggaagcccacatcctctgccttcctccaggTCGGCAGTGTGATGGAGGGTAGGGCCATCACATCCCCTGTGGCCTCCACAGTTGGCCGCCCCCTCTACCTACCCCCGGAAAAGGCTGTGTTCTCTCTGGACAAGACTG